One window from the genome of Oryctolagus cuniculus chromosome 1, mOryCun1.1, whole genome shotgun sequence encodes:
- the LOC100345056 gene encoding olfactory receptor 5M10: MSSWSNNTKVTEFILLGLTDDPILEKILFGVFLGIYVITMAGNLCMILLIRTNSHLQTPMYFFLGHLSFVDVCYSTNITPKMLNNFLSGQKTISYAGCFTQCLLFIALVITEFYILASMALDRYVAICSPLHYSTRMSKNTCISLVAFPYIYGFLNGLSQALLTFHLSFCGSLEINHFYCADPPLIMLACSDTYVKKMAMFIVAGFTLSSSLFIILLSYLFIFAAILRIRSAEGRHKAFSTCGSHLTTVTIFYGTLFCMYLRPPSEKSIEESKVIAVFYTFLSPMLNPLIYSLRNKDVIHALKQVIRGSLCCKAVV; this comes from the coding sequence ATGTCATCCTGGAGCAACAACACCAAAGTGACAGAATTCATTCTCCTGGGACTCACAGATGACCCAATACTAGAGAAGATCCTGTTTGGGGTTTTTCTGGGCATCTATGTAATCACAATGGCAGGAAATCTGTGCATGATTCTGCTGATCAGGACCAATTCCCACCTCCAAACGCCCATGTATTTCTTTCTTGGCCACCTCTCCTTTGTAGACGTTTGCTACTCAACTAATATTACTCCAAAGATGTTGAACAATTTCCTCTCAGGCCAGAAGACCATCTCCTATGCTGGATGCTTCACACAGTGTCTTCTCTTCATTGCCCTGGTGATTACAGAGTTCTATATCCTTGCTTCGATGGCCTTGGATCGTTATGTAGCCATTTGCAGCCCTTTACATTACAGCACCAGAATGTCCAAGAACACTTGTATCTCTCTGGTTGCCTTCCCTTACATTTACGGCTTTCTTAATGGACTCTCTCAGGCACTGCTGACTTTTCACTTATCCTTCTGTGGCTCCCTGGAAATCAATCACTTCTACTGTGCTGATCCTCCTCTCATAATGCTGGCCTGCTCCGACACTTATGTCAAAAAGATGGCAATGTTCATCGTTGCGGGCTTTACCCTCTCAAGTTCTCTCTTCATCATTCTTCTGTCTTACCTTTTCATTTTTGCAGCCATCTTGAGGATCCGTTCTGCTGAAGGCAGGCACAAAGCCTTTTCCACCTGTGGTTCCCACTTGACCACAGTCACCATATTTTATGGAACCCTCTTCTGCATGTACTTAAGGCCCCCGTCGGAGAAGTCTATTGAGGAGTCCAAAGTTATTGCAGTTTTTTATACCTTTTTGAGTCCTATGCTGAACCCACTGATCTATAGCCTAAGGAATAAGGATGTGATTCATGCCCTGAAGCAAGTAATTAGAGGAAGCTTATGTTGCAAAGCTGTAGTTTAA
- the LOC100344801 gene encoding olfactory receptor 5AP2 yields the protein MKDSQGKNQTEVKEFVLLGLTDNPDLQGVLFVLFLSIYLTTMVGNVGMIILIKIDPCLHNPMYFFLSSLSFVDASYSSSVTPKMLVNLVSKNKAISFNGCAAQFFFFGSFLGTECFLLAMMAYDRYAAIWNPLLYPVIMSGRICFLLIATSFLAGFGNAAIHTGMTFRLSFCDSNRINHFYCDTPPLLKLSCSDTHINGIVIMAFSSFNVISCVMIVLISYLCILIAILKIPSKEGRYKTFSTCASHLMAVTIFFGTILFMYLRPTSSYSMEQDKIVSVFYTVVIPMLNPLIYSLKNKDVKGVIKKILQKHIL from the coding sequence ATGAAAGACAGCCAAGGCAAAAACCAAACTGAAGTGAAGGAATTTGTCCTGTTAGGACTCACAGACAATCCAGATCTACAGGGTGTTCTCTTTGTATTGTTTCTCTCAATCTATCTGACAACCATGGTGGGTAATGTGGGGATGATCATATTGATTAAGATTGATCCGTGTCTCCACAATCCCATGTATTTCTTTCTCAGCAGTCTCTCCTTTGTCGATGCCTCTTACTCCTCTTCGGTCACTCCTAAGATGCTGGTGAACCTTGTGTCTAAGAACAAAGCTATTTCTTTCAATGGATGTGCTGCCCAGTTTTTCTTCTTTGGCTCTTTCCTGGGGACTGAATGCTTCCTGTTGGCCATGATGGCATATGACCGATATGCAGCAATTTGGAACCCGCTGCTTTACCCAGTTATCATGTCTGGGAGAATTTGCTTCTTGTTGATAGCTACTTCCTTCCTAGCAGGCTTTGGAAATGCAGCCATCCACACAGGGATGACTTTCAGATTGTCATTTTGTGATTCAAATAGGATCAACCATTTCTACTGTGACACTCCACCCCTGCTCAAACTTTCTTGCTCTGACACTCACATCAATGGCATTGTGATCATGGCTTTTTCCAGTTTTAATGTAATCAGCTGTGTTATGATTGTCCTCATTTCTTACCTGTGTATCCTCATTGCCATCTTAAAAATACCCTCAAAAGAGGGTAGGTACAAAaccttctccacctgtgcctctcacctcATGGCTGTCACCATATTCTTTGGGACAATTCTCTTCATGTACTTACGCCCTACATCTAGCTACTCAATGGAGCAAGACAAGATTGTCTCTGTATTTTATACAGTAGTGATCCCCATGCTAAACCCCCTCATCTatagtttgaaaaataaagatgtgaAAGGTGTCATAAAGAAGATCTTACAGAAACACATACTCTAA
- the LOC138844430 gene encoding olfactory receptor 5AP2-like — protein MKDSQGKNQTEVKEFVLLGLTDNPDLQGVLFVLFLSIYLTTMVGNVGMIILIKIDPCLHNPMYFFLSSLSFVDASYSSSVTPKMLVNLVSKNKAISFNGCAAQFFFFGSFLGTECFLLAMMAYDRYAAIWNPLLYPVIMSGRICFLLIATSFLAGFGNAAIHTGMTFRLSFCDSNRINHFYCDTPPLLKLSCSDTHINGIVIMAFSSFNVISCVMIVLISYLCILIAILKIPSKEGRYKTFSTCASHLMAVTIFFGTILFMYLRPTSSYSMEQDKIVSVFYTVVIPMLNPLIYSLKNKDVKGVIKKILQNKNHSNIWGEFH, from the exons ATGAAAGACAGCCAAGGCAAAAACCAAACTGAAGTGAAGGAATTTGTCCTGTTAGGACTCACAGACAATCCAGATCTACAGGGTGTTCTCTTTGTATTGTTTCTCTCAATCTATCTGACAACCATGGTGGGTAATGTGGGGATGATCATATTGATTAAGATTGATCCGTGTCTCCACAATCCCATGTATTTCTTTCTCAGCAGTCTCTCCTTTGTCGATGCCTCTTACTCCTCTTCGGTCACTCCTAAGATGCTGGTGAACCTTGTGTCTAAGAACAAAGCTATTTCTTTCAATGGATGTGCTGCCCAGTTTTTCTTCTTTGGCTCTTTCCTGGGGACTGAATGCTTCCTGTTGGCCATGATGGCATATGACCGATATGCAGCAATTTGGAACCCGCTGCTTTACCCAGTTATCATGTCTGGGAGAATTTGCTTCTTGTTGATAGCTACTTCCTTCCTAGCAGGCTTTGGAAATGCAGCCATCCACACAGGGATGACTTTCAGATTGTCATTTTGTGATTCAAATAGGATCAACCATTTCTACTGTGACACTCCACCCCTGCTCAAACTTTCTTGCTCTGACACTCACATCAATGGCATTGTGATCATGGCTTTTTCCAGTTTTAATGTAATCAGCTGTGTTATGATTGTCCTCATTTCTTACCTGTGTATCCTCATTGCCATCTTAAAAATACCCTCAAAAGAGGGTAGGTACAAAaccttctccacctgtgcctctcacctcATGGCTGTCACCATATTCTTTGGGACAATTCTCTTCATGTACTTACGCCCTACATCTAGCTACTCAATGGAGCAAGACAAGATTGTCTCTGTATTTTATACAGTAGTGATCCCCATGCTAAACCCCCTCATCTatagtttgaaaaataaagatgtgaAAGGTGTCATAAAGAAGATCTTACAGA ATAAGAACCACAGCAACATTTGGGGAGAATTTCATTAA